The following are encoded in a window of Spodoptera frugiperda isolate SF20-4 chromosome 3, AGI-APGP_CSIRO_Sfru_2.0, whole genome shotgun sequence genomic DNA:
- the LOC118274199 gene encoding pancreatic triacylglycerol lipase-like, whose amino-acid sequence MEKSFLCLLCLAVYAASAIPTSSLYFEEHSYPRYIDFPDGEGNMHKVDLEAEPDVKVLNDIERNPADNQYLLFTRRNPNNPQSLVINDAASITNSNFNPNAPTVVVVHGWLSNQNTNPNPTIRDVYLKKLETNVIVMDWRRLASRDYVTAVRGVPAVGRGLGQFLAFLSQVTGQPLTRMHLIGFSLGAHVVGNAGRELGGKVARVTALDPAGPLWNLNKNRVSPGDGIYVEAIHTDGGSTVDGLGIGTNVADADFYPNGGVSQPGCLTNFCNHNRAWEFFAATVTYNHLVGRACSNHIQLSLNTCRGAELRMGNDILTKSGSGMFRLNTSRRYPY is encoded by the exons ATGGAAAAGTCTTTCTTGTGCTTGCTTTGTTTAGCGG TTTATGCCGCGTCAGCCATACCAACTAGCTCATTGTATTTCGAGGAACATTCATATCCTCGATACATTGATTTCCCCGATGGCGAAGGAAACATGCACAAGGTAGACCTTGAGGCTGAGCCTGACGTGAAAGTCCTCAACGATATCGAAAGGAACCCTGCCGACAACCAGTACTTGCTCTTCACCAG GCGTAATCCTAATAATCCTCAATCATTGGTGATAAACGATGCTGCTTCTATTACCAACTCTAACTTCAACCCCAATGCTCCCACTGTCGTCGTTGTCCATGGCTGGCTCAGTAACCAGAACACCAACCCTAATCCCACTATTCGGGATG TCTACTTGAAAAAACTTGAGACAAATGTGATTGTAATGGACTGGAGAAGACTGGCGTCACGTGACTACGTCACTGCAGTCAGAGGAGTACCAGCTGTTGGACGTGGTCTTGGACAGTTCTTGGCTTTCTTGAGCCAGGTTACTGGACAACCTTTAACTCGGATGCACCTCATCGGCTTCAGCTTGGGCGCTCACGTTGTTGGTAACGCTGGTCGTGAACTTGGAGGCAAGGTTGCTCGTGTGACag CTTTGGACCCAGCTGGACCTCTATGGAACTTGAACAAAAACCGCGTCAGCCCTGGTGATGGTATCTACGTCGAGGCTATCCACACTGATGGTGGTTCCACGGTCGACGGTCTTGGTATCGGTACCAATGTCGCCGATGCTGACTTCTACCCCAACGGTGGTGTCTCTCAACCTGGTTGCCTCACCAACTTCTGCAACCACAACCGTGCTTGGGAATTCTTTGCTGCTACCGTGACTTACAACCATTTGGTCGGTCGAGCGTGCAGCAACCATATTCAGTTGTCATTGAACACGTGCCGTGGTGCTGAACTTCGTATGGGCAACGATATCTTAACAAAATCTGG ATCTGGAATGTTCCGATTGAACACCTCAAGACGGTACCCTTACTAG
- the LOC118273890 gene encoding pancreatic lipase-related protein 2-like: protein MKNLSLCLLIVTVYAASAVPVDSNISEDRAKPQFIEFPDGKENIPEAEPDMELLAKIKRDPSNIKYTLYTRDNPVNGQTLLANNATNIFYSNFKPADPTVVIVHDWLPMQDSRMNIHLTQIFLTVGSYNVIVMDWRFLANSNYITATNGVSAIGRSLGQFLAFLNQLTGSSISQMHLVGLGLGAHTIGFAGRELEGKVGHLSALNPAGPLWYDNPDRVNSNDAVFVEGIHTDSGLGGYGIGKNVGDSDIYVNGGNTQPGCFTSVCNHNRAWHYFAETLMSNRMLK from the exons ATGAAAAATTTAAGCTTGTGTCTGCTTATTGTAACGG TGTACGCCGCATCCGCGGTGCCCGTCGACTCAAACATTTCTGAAGATAGAGCGAAGCCTCAATTCATCGAGTTCCCCGATGGTAAGGAAAACATACCCGAGGCTGAGCCCGACATGGAACTCCTTGCAAAAATCAAGAGAGACCCCTCCAACATCAAGTACACTTTATACACCAG aGACAACCCCGTAAATGGACAAACATTACTTGCCAACAATGctactaatatattttattcaaacttcAAGCCAGCTGATCCCACTGTGGTCATTGTTCACGATTGGCTACCGATGCAGGATAGTAGGATGAATATACATCTCACACAGA TTTTCTTGACAGTCGGTAgctataatgttattgttatggaTTGGAGATTTTTGGCAAACTCTAACTACATCACCGCCACTAATGGTGTATCAGCTATTGGACGTAGTCTTGGACAGTTCTTGGCCTTTCTGAACCAATTGACGGGATCATCTATATCCCAGATGCACCTAGTTGGTTTGGGATTAGGCGCTCACACTATTGGTTTCGCTGGAAGAGAACTTGAAGGAAAAGTTGGTCATTTATctg CTTTAAATCCTGCTGGTCCTCTGTGGTACGATAATCCAGACCGAGTCAACTCTAATGATGCTGTATTCGTCGAAGGAATCCACACTGATTCTGGTTTGGGTGGTTATGGTATTGGAAAGAATGTGGGTGATTCTGACATCTACGTCAATGGTGGTAACACACAACCAGGCTGTTTTACTAGCGTCTGCAATCACAATCGCGCCTGGCATTACTTTGCTGAGACTCTGATGTCGAATCGCATGCTTAAATAA
- the LOC118274292 gene encoding pancreatic triacylglycerol lipase: MQKSLLCLLIIVYTAVAVPISSEYSEDRTYPRYIEFPDGEGIMHTVDLEAEPDMELLAEIERNPANNKYLLYTRRNQRISQTLVMDNANSITNSNFNARVPTVIVAHGWLSNQYTDINPTIRDAYLKKSDVNVIVLDWRRLALADYATAARGVPAVGRGLGQFLAFLNRVTGQAYSQMHLVGFSLGAHLVGNAGRELGGRVARVTALDPAGPLWNYNSNRVKPNDGVYVEAIHTDGGYTVGGLGIGTNVADADFYPNGGISQPGCYTNLCNHNRAWEFFAATVTYNHLVGRRCTTQTQLTWNNCRGTELRMGNDDLRKSGSGMYRLDTRRRYPY; the protein is encoded by the exons ATGCAGAAGTCCCTGTTGTGTTTGTTAATTATCG TTTACACCGCAGTTGCGGTTCCGATATCCTCGGAGTACTCTGAGGACCGCACATACCCTCGATACATCGAGTTCCCCGATGGCGAGGGTATCATGCACACCGTGGATCTCGAGGCTGAGCCTGACATGGAACTCCTTGCAGAAATTGAGAGGAACCCCGCCAACAACAAGTACCTTTTATACACCAG ACGTAACCAGAGAATTTCCCAAACTTTGGTGATGGACAATGCCAACTCTATTACCAACTCGAACTTCAACGCTCGAGTCCCAACAGTGATTGTCGCTCACGGCTGGCTCAGCAACCAATACACTGACATCAACCCCACAATCAGGGACG cTTACTTGAAGAAGAGTGACGTCAATGTCATTGTTTTGGACTGGAGAAGGTTGGCGTTAGCTGACTATGCCACAGCAGCCAGAGGTGTACCCGCAGTCGGTCGTGGTCTTGGGCAGTTCTTGGCTTTCCTGAACAGAGTCACTGGTCAGGCTTACTCTCAAATGCACCTTGTCGGCTTCAGCTTGGGCGCTCACCTTGTCGGTAACGCTGGTCGTGAACTTGGAGGAAGAGTCGCTCGTGTGACAG CTTTGGACCCTGCTGGTCCTCTATGGAACTACAACTCCAACCGCGTCAAGCCCAATGATGGTGTCTACGTCGAGGCTATCCACACTGATGGTGGTTACACCGTCGGAGGTCTGGGAATCGGTACCAATGTCGCCGACGCTGACTTCTACCCCAACGGTGGTATCTCCCAGCCTGGTTGCTATACCAACCTCTGCAACCACAACCGTGCCTGGGAATTCTTTGCCGCTACTGTCACCTACAACCACTTGGTTGGACGTCGGTGCACTACCCAGACTCAGCTGACTTGGAACAACTGCCGTGGTACTGAACTACGTATGGGCAACGACGACTTAAGGAAATCAGG atcTGGAATGTACCGCTTGGACACTCGCAGAAGATACCCTTACTAA